A section of the Flavobacteriales bacterium genome encodes:
- a CDS encoding proprotein convertase P-domain-containing protein produces the protein MNCRPYSTPPRRQRWWQRGALALGTAALLGLPAAQAQFVIIGTDAVSTAGSGSDPVDDYFNFMRYQTVYTAAELSGAGMPAGAQITGLGFSVIEDNGPAFPTYTIRMAHTTATNSATHNAAALTTVFGPASYDAVTTLAGSHDMITFSSNFTWNGVDNILVDICTGSSSMPYASPYGGVRGATLTNGSRRVRCDGCGTQCSINTNTVNNNRPQVRFNYLALSCTQPAATGTVSAFSCASPNYTVDVNLTSLGDAPTVDIVSSVHGIIADDVSALTVYTTPSTPWGTPQTITVLHNGDNTCDIVVGTFNQTDNDDVCHATGSFPIPDNGCGVSNFLDLPFCVSDPGTALGTDVYVSSVELVLAHSYVSDLDIQLINPNGTPVDLVIGRFGNGDNLGTLAGCTPRFILQDGGTALTNTNTSNVVGTFNPEQPLTTLHDGSDPNGVWTLRICDAFSADVGDVRFVKVNLIPCLAPTATSSSTNDCNTNTYTASVNVTNLGTSASVDITSSVHGTLFTGVGIGSYSSNPTALGTPETITVVASNPACNLTFNFTNSDNDNICLTAGTFPIPDGGCSTLNFLNLPFCVTDPGTALGTDVYVQSVDLIIAHTWNDDMDIQLINPNGTAVNLVNDRFGSGDNLGNPTLCPGGLFTLQAGGLALTATATSNVVGTYTPEQPLSTLHDASDPNGTWTLRVCDDTGIDAGDVRFVRVNLVPCEAPVAGGQTIVPACGSNEYFIDVNLSSLGSSASVDLSNDFDANVVTANAPGVWQVGPFPSGTTVTVTLEASNALCDVSLAPQTYNCPPPNDDCSGAIAVNCNSITNGNTQFATLDAVGTCTTTLNSAPGVWYTVTGTGGEIQVALCGSAYDTKLGIFTGTCGTLTCLEGNDDDDFTNGLDVCSNDLHSSLSFPSTFGTTYYILVTGFSTNAGAFSMEVTCAGNNLPPCQDNEVTLNLRTDDFGSETSWSIVPFGNTLPVCSGSGYPNNADVTVSCCLIDGCYDLNVFDSFGDGLSLSTPAGLGGYSLVDANGNRIIDNTADGDDFTFTSSAASPFCLPLGTDKLLFSSCDREDWTPNEFVVAAENAAVSAQWTVGDQTDDGYQFWFFNPDGGYNRRIFRNHATSGGFGPPSATRACHVKISSMVTAPVPYDVLLNVRVRSRVNGLYSEFGPACRFLMPTTPPACPPTSLVNNPNNPNFSCGVIKSFGGSDKVYANPVTGANKYRWRFERDGGGFTRVISSNTATLVLNWLTQPLVDGDTYNVTVAASFDNGANYCPYGLSCQVTIDNSPAAQARAMETASGFSLYPNPNRGDQVVLNITDLPESEVLVTVDIVDVFGKRVMSMTEGAQNGSLNLVLALDNSLASGMYTVQVTAGEQTFTERLVINK, from the coding sequence ATGAATTGTCGACCCTACTCGACACCGCCCCGGCGCCAACGCTGGTGGCAGCGTGGTGCCCTTGCCCTGGGCACCGCCGCATTGCTCGGCCTCCCCGCCGCACAGGCCCAGTTCGTCATCATCGGCACGGACGCGGTATCCACGGCCGGGAGCGGAAGTGACCCCGTGGATGACTACTTCAACTTCATGCGCTATCAGACGGTGTACACCGCCGCTGAGCTGTCCGGTGCGGGCATGCCTGCGGGTGCGCAGATCACCGGCTTGGGCTTTTCCGTGATCGAGGACAACGGTCCCGCCTTCCCGACCTACACGATCCGGATGGCCCACACCACGGCGACCAACAGCGCGACGCACAACGCGGCCGCGCTGACGACGGTCTTCGGTCCGGCGAGCTACGATGCGGTCACCACGTTGGCCGGTTCGCACGACATGATCACCTTCAGCAGCAACTTCACGTGGAACGGCGTGGACAACATCCTGGTGGACATCTGTACGGGATCGAGCTCCATGCCTTACGCGTCCCCCTACGGGGGTGTGCGCGGGGCCACGCTGACCAACGGTTCGCGCCGGGTGCGTTGCGATGGTTGCGGCACCCAGTGCAGCATCAATACGAACACAGTCAATAACAACCGCCCGCAGGTCCGTTTCAACTACCTGGCCTTGAGCTGCACACAGCCGGCGGCCACGGGCACGGTGAGCGCGTTCTCGTGCGCCAGCCCGAACTACACGGTGGACGTGAACCTGACGAGCCTGGGCGATGCGCCCACGGTGGACATCGTGAGCAGCGTGCACGGCATCATCGCCGATGATGTGAGCGCCCTCACCGTGTACACCACGCCGTCGACGCCCTGGGGCACGCCCCAGACCATCACCGTGCTGCACAACGGCGACAACACATGCGACATCGTGGTGGGCACCTTCAACCAGACCGACAATGACGATGTGTGCCACGCGACCGGCAGCTTCCCGATCCCGGACAACGGCTGCGGGGTGTCCAACTTCCTGGACCTGCCCTTCTGCGTGAGCGACCCCGGCACCGCCCTGGGCACGGACGTGTACGTGAGCAGCGTGGAACTGGTGCTCGCGCACAGCTACGTCTCCGACCTGGACATCCAGTTGATCAACCCCAATGGTACGCCGGTGGACCTGGTGATCGGCCGCTTCGGCAATGGAGACAACCTGGGTACGCTGGCCGGCTGCACGCCCCGCTTCATCCTGCAGGACGGCGGCACGGCGTTGACCAACACGAACACCAGCAACGTGGTGGGCACCTTCAACCCGGAGCAGCCGCTGACCACCCTGCACGACGGCAGCGACCCGAACGGGGTGTGGACCTTGCGCATCTGTGACGCGTTCAGCGCCGATGTGGGCGACGTGCGCTTCGTGAAGGTGAACCTGATCCCCTGCCTGGCCCCCACGGCCACCAGCAGCAGCACCAACGATTGCAACACGAACACCTACACCGCGAGCGTGAACGTGACGAACCTGGGCACCAGCGCCAGCGTGGACATCACCAGCAGCGTGCACGGCACCCTGTTCACGGGCGTGGGCATCGGCAGCTACAGCAGCAACCCCACGGCCTTGGGCACGCCCGAGACCATCACGGTGGTGGCCAGCAACCCGGCCTGCAACCTCACCTTCAACTTCACCAACAGCGACAACGACAACATCTGCCTCACGGCGGGCACCTTCCCGATCCCGGATGGCGGCTGCTCCACGCTGAACTTCCTGAACCTGCCCTTCTGCGTGACCGACCCGGGCACGGCCCTGGGCACGGACGTGTATGTGCAGAGCGTGGACCTGATCATCGCCCACACGTGGAACGATGACATGGACATCCAGCTGATCAACCCGAACGGCACGGCGGTGAACCTGGTGAACGACCGCTTCGGCAGCGGCGACAACCTGGGGAACCCGACCCTTTGCCCCGGCGGGCTCTTCACCCTGCAGGCCGGTGGCCTGGCGCTGACCGCCACCGCCACCAGCAACGTGGTGGGCACCTACACGCCGGAGCAGCCGCTGAGCACGCTGCACGACGCCAGCGACCCCAACGGCACCTGGACCCTGCGCGTGTGCGACGACACCGGCATCGATGCGGGTGATGTGCGCTTTGTGCGTGTGAACCTGGTGCCCTGCGAGGCGCCGGTGGCCGGTGGCCAGACGATCGTGCCCGCCTGCGGCTCGAACGAGTACTTCATCGACGTGAACCTGTCCAGCCTGGGCAGCAGCGCCAGCGTGGACCTGAGCAACGACTTCGACGCGAACGTGGTGACGGCGAACGCACCGGGCGTGTGGCAGGTGGGCCCCTTCCCCAGCGGCACCACGGTGACGGTGACCCTGGAGGCGAGCAACGCCCTGTGCGACGTGAGCCTGGCGCCGCAGACCTACAACTGCCCGCCGCCGAACGACGATTGCAGCGGTGCCATCGCGGTGAACTGCAACAGCATCACCAACGGCAACACGCAGTTCGCCACGCTGGATGCGGTGGGCACCTGCACCACGACGCTGAACTCGGCCCCGGGTGTGTGGTACACCGTGACCGGCACGGGCGGCGAGATCCAGGTGGCCCTGTGCGGCTCGGCCTACGATACCAAGCTGGGCATCTTCACCGGCACCTGCGGCACGCTCACCTGCCTGGAGGGCAATGACGACGACGATTTCACCAACGGCCTCGACGTGTGCAGCAACGACCTGCACAGCAGCCTGAGCTTCCCGAGCACCTTCGGCACCACCTACTACATCCTGGTGACGGGCTTCAGCACGAACGCGGGCGCCTTCAGCATGGAGGTGACCTGCGCGGGCAACAACCTGCCGCCCTGCCAGGACAATGAGGTGACGCTGAACCTGCGTACGGACGACTTCGGTTCCGAAACGAGCTGGAGCATCGTGCCCTTCGGCAACACGCTGCCGGTGTGCAGCGGCTCGGGCTACCCGAACAACGCCGATGTGACGGTGTCCTGCTGCCTGATCGATGGCTGCTACGACCTGAACGTGTTCGACAGCTTCGGCGACGGCCTGAGCCTGAGCACCCCGGCCGGCCTCGGCGGATACAGCCTGGTGGATGCCAATGGCAACCGCATCATCGACAACACGGCCGATGGGGATGACTTCACCTTCACGAGCAGCGCGGCCTCGCCGTTCTGCCTGCCGCTGGGCACGGACAAGCTGCTGTTCAGCAGCTGCGACCGCGAGGACTGGACCCCGAACGAGTTCGTGGTGGCGGCCGAGAACGCGGCCGTGAGCGCCCAGTGGACCGTGGGCGACCAGACCGACGACGGCTACCAGTTCTGGTTCTTCAACCCCGATGGTGGTTACAACCGCCGCATCTTCCGCAACCACGCCACCAGCGGCGGCTTCGGTCCCCCGAGCGCCACGCGTGCGTGCCACGTGAAGATCAGCAGCATGGTGACCGCCCCGGTGCCCTACGATGTGCTGCTGAACGTGCGCGTGCGCAGCCGTGTGAACGGCCTGTACAGCGAGTTCGGTCCGGCCTGCCGCTTCCTGATGCCCACCACGCCGCCGGCCTGCCCGCCGACCAGCCTGGTGAACAACCCGAACAACCCGAACTTCAGCTGCGGGGTCATCAAGTCCTTCGGCGGTTCGGACAAGGTGTACGCCAACCCGGTGACGGGGGCCAACAAGTACCGCTGGCGCTTCGAGCGTGACGGCGGCGGCTTCACCCGCGTGATCTCCAGCAACACCGCCACCCTGGTGCTGAACTGGCTGACGCAACCGCTGGTGGACGGCGACACCTACAACGTGACGGTGGCGGCCAGCTTCGACAACGGCGCCAACTACTGCCCCTACGGCCTGAGCTGCCAGGTGACGATCGACAACTCGCCCGCCGCCCAGGCGCGCGCGATGGAGACCGCCAGCGGCTTCAGCCTGTACCCCAACCCGAACCGCGGCGACCAGGTGGTGCTGAACATCACCGACCTGCCCGAGAGCGAGGTGTTGGTGACCGTGGACATCGTGGACGTGTTCGGCAAGCGCGTGATGAGCATGACCGAGGGCGCCCAGAACGGCAGCCTCAACCTGGTGCTTGCGCTTGACAACAGCCTGGCCAGCGGCATGTACACCGTGCAGGTGACCGCCGGCGAACAGACCTTCACCGAGCGCTTGGTGATCAACAAGTAA
- a CDS encoding T9SS type A sorting domain-containing protein, which yields MAHSALLPRPVLRSLRSLLAIAAWLLPTWWAAAQVAQTFNTSGSFIPPAGVTQVVVECWGGGGRGGTRTSNGQGGGGGGGAYSRALVPVNPGTPYTVNVGEGSTSTAAGGDSWFGTAGTVMAQGGNSAGNNSTTGATGGTAAGSVGTVKFSGGTGANGGSIFITRWGGGGGSSAGYAGDGTNGLFSTAGTAPTGGGNGGNGATSQGNGTAGTAPGGGGGGAIRTSSGTRTGGAGGDGQVIVTYYEGGTCISGADAFNNIPDNACGSGTYMHAPVRVTGLPTTLGTAPGNARLASVELIVAHTYNSDLRITLTSPAGTTRNLVLNRFGSGDNLGNPGACPGTVLTLTDGATALVNTTTSNVAGTFAPEQTLAGFTGDPNGAWVLNICDNANLDVGRLVMARLNFCTVPLITSFGSNGPICAGETLDLTSAATGDAPLAYTWSGTGTFAPNNTSANVSVTGAATGNYTVTVSNACGSAQQVIPVTVNPLPAMSCPANITGVCSADAPFALSGATPLGGTYTGPGVSGGSFDPTAAGAGTHTITYSYTDGNSCTNSCTFTIDVTLATTWYSDLADGDGLGDPNSPLLACSQPVGYVADNTDGCPAVSGTVGDACNDGNPFTTGDVLNGSCVCAGTPAPCTTWNLAITTDANGADVSWQLKDANSPFILASGSGLPDNLTVNSSFCVPVGACFELTVNDAGGNGIAGGGWVLTDDQGERVIDNTGNGGCFGSSSTSVSESICNAVGTDMLMFSDCDKEDHQPNGNVFASENPAVSAEWGIGNPSDDGYQFWFYDPCGGYSRRIFRSHATSGGFGPANAIRATKLALASIVTNPLPQNTLLNVRVRSRVNGVDSDWGPACRFRIATAACPQTKLIDTPNHINYSCDVTRTFGGSDKVSCFPVAGANKYRFRFENIGEGYLRNVTSNSATLVLNWLTLPLQNGVSYDVQAQASFDGGLTYCPLGATCVVTILNVPAQGGQRALEVTAGVDELALWPNPTADGAFDLRWSGLPEEVSTVELAVIDLSGRVMLQQQLPAADGLLAARITPDAALTSGLYFVRLTAGELQRTERLVVR from the coding sequence ATGGCACACTCTGCACTCCTTCCCCGACCGGTGCTCCGGTCCTTGCGGTCGCTGCTGGCGATCGCCGCGTGGCTGCTGCCCACCTGGTGGGCGGCGGCGCAGGTCGCACAGACCTTCAACACCTCCGGCAGTTTCATCCCACCCGCCGGGGTCACCCAGGTGGTGGTGGAATGCTGGGGCGGTGGCGGCCGCGGTGGCACGCGCACCTCGAACGGCCAGGGCGGCGGCGGCGGCGGCGGGGCTTACTCCCGCGCCCTGGTGCCGGTGAACCCCGGCACCCCGTACACGGTGAACGTCGGCGAGGGCAGCACCTCGACCGCAGCGGGTGGCGACTCATGGTTCGGCACAGCCGGCACGGTGATGGCCCAGGGCGGCAACAGCGCCGGCAACAACAGCACCACCGGCGCGACGGGTGGCACGGCCGCGGGCTCCGTGGGCACGGTCAAGTTCAGCGGTGGCACCGGGGCGAACGGTGGCTCGATCTTTATCACTCGCTGGGGCGGGGGTGGCGGATCCAGCGCCGGCTACGCCGGGGACGGTACGAACGGCCTGTTCAGCACGGCCGGCACGGCGCCCACGGGCGGCGGTAACGGTGGCAACGGTGCCACGAGCCAGGGCAACGGAACGGCCGGCACGGCCCCCGGTGGCGGCGGCGGCGGTGCGATCCGCACCAGCAGCGGCACCCGGACCGGTGGGGCGGGCGGCGACGGCCAGGTGATCGTGACCTACTACGAGGGCGGCACCTGCATCAGCGGCGCCGATGCCTTCAACAACATCCCGGACAACGCCTGCGGAAGCGGCACGTACATGCATGCCCCGGTGCGCGTGACCGGCCTGCCCACGACCTTGGGCACGGCCCCGGGCAACGCCCGCCTGGCCAGCGTGGAGCTCATCGTGGCCCACACGTACAACAGCGACCTCCGCATCACCCTCACCTCGCCGGCCGGCACCACGCGCAACCTGGTGCTGAACCGCTTCGGCAGTGGCGACAACCTTGGGAACCCGGGCGCCTGCCCCGGCACGGTGCTCACCCTCACCGACGGCGCCACGGCCCTGGTGAACACCACCACCAGCAACGTGGCGGGCACCTTCGCTCCGGAGCAGACCCTGGCCGGCTTCACCGGCGATCCCAACGGGGCCTGGGTGCTGAACATCTGCGACAACGCCAACCTCGATGTGGGGCGCCTGGTGATGGCCCGGTTGAACTTCTGCACCGTGCCGCTGATCACCAGCTTCGGTTCCAACGGCCCGATCTGCGCCGGGGAGACCCTGGACCTGACCTCGGCCGCCACGGGTGATGCGCCGCTGGCCTACACCTGGTCCGGCACCGGCACCTTCGCCCCCAACAACACCAGCGCCAACGTATCCGTGACCGGTGCGGCCACGGGCAACTACACGGTGACGGTGAGCAACGCCTGCGGCTCGGCGCAGCAGGTGATCCCGGTGACGGTGAACCCGCTGCCCGCGATGAGCTGCCCGGCCAACATCACCGGTGTATGCAGCGCGGACGCACCCTTCGCCCTCAGCGGAGCGACCCCGCTCGGTGGTACCTACACCGGCCCAGGCGTGAGCGGTGGCAGCTTTGATCCTACGGCCGCCGGAGCGGGCACGCACACCATCACCTACAGCTACACGGATGGCAACTCCTGCACGAACAGCTGCACCTTCACGATCGATGTGACCCTGGCCACCACCTGGTACAGCGACCTGGCGGACGGCGACGGCCTGGGCGATCCCAACAGCCCGCTGCTGGCCTGCAGCCAGCCCGTGGGCTACGTGGCGGACAACACCGACGGGTGCCCGGCGGTGAGCGGTACGGTGGGCGACGCGTGCAACGACGGCAACCCCTTCACCACGGGCGACGTGCTCAACGGCAGCTGCGTGTGCGCCGGCACCCCGGCCCCCTGCACCACCTGGAACCTGGCCATCACCACGGACGCCAACGGTGCGGATGTGAGCTGGCAGCTGAAGGACGCCAACAGCCCCTTCATCCTGGCCAGCGGCAGCGGCCTGCCGGACAACCTCACGGTGAACAGCTCCTTCTGCGTGCCGGTGGGCGCGTGCTTCGAGCTGACGGTGAACGACGCCGGAGGCAACGGCATCGCCGGTGGCGGCTGGGTGCTCACCGACGACCAGGGTGAACGCGTGATCGACAACACGGGCAATGGCGGTTGCTTCGGCAGCAGCAGCACCTCGGTGAGCGAGAGCATCTGCAACGCCGTGGGCACGGACATGCTGATGTTCAGCGATTGTGACAAAGAGGACCACCAGCCCAATGGCAACGTGTTCGCCAGCGAGAACCCGGCGGTGAGCGCCGAATGGGGCATCGGAAACCCGTCGGACGACGGCTACCAGTTCTGGTTCTACGACCCCTGTGGCGGATACAGCCGCCGGATCTTCCGCAGCCACGCCACCAGCGGCGGTTTCGGTCCGGCCAACGCCATCCGCGCCACCAAGCTGGCCCTGGCCTCCATCGTCACCAACCCGCTGCCCCAGAACACGCTGCTGAACGTGCGGGTGCGCAGCCGGGTGAACGGGGTGGACAGCGACTGGGGACCGGCCTGCCGCTTCCGGATCGCCACGGCGGCCTGTCCGCAGACCAAGCTGATCGACACGCCGAACCACATCAACTACAGCTGCGACGTGACGCGCACCTTCGGCGGCAGCGACAAGGTGAGCTGCTTCCCGGTGGCGGGTGCCAACAAGTACCGCTTCCGCTTCGAGAACATCGGCGAAGGCTACCTGCGCAACGTGACCAGCAACAGCGCCACGCTGGTGCTCAACTGGCTGACCCTTCCGCTGCAGAACGGCGTGAGCTACGACGTGCAGGCGCAGGCCAGTTTCGACGGCGGCCTCACCTACTGCCCGCTAGGCGCCACGTGTGTGGTGACGATCCTGAACGTGCCGGCCCAGGGCGGCCAGCGTGCGCTGGAGGTCACCGCCGGGGTGGACGAGCTCGCGTTGTGGCCGAACCCCACGGCGGACGGCGCCTTCGACCTGCGCTGGAGCGGCCTGCCCGAGGAAGTGAGCACGGTGGAACTCGCGGTGATCGACCTGAGCGGTCGCGTGATGCTGCAGCAGCAGCTGCCTGCGGCCGACGGTCTGCTCGCCGCCCGGATCACTCCTGACGCGGCGCTCACCAGCGGGTTGTACTTCGTCCGCCTCACCGCCGGTGAACTTCAACGCACCGAACGCCTCGTGGTGCGCTGA